The sequence GGATCGTCAAGCGCGAGGCAGGTGAAGCGTGATGTCGGCCGGTACCAAGGCGTCCGAGCTGCGCGAGCTGGGCAACGAGGAGCTTCTGGCGAAGCTCCGCGAGGCCAAGGAAGAGCTGTTCAACCTCCGCTTCCAGGCGGCCACGGGACAGCTCGAGAACCACGGCCGTCTCAAGGCGGTCCGCAAGGACATCGCGCGGATCTACACCCTGATGCGCGAGCGTGAGCTGGGCATCGAAACGGTGGAGAACGCCTGATGAGCGAGAAGAACGTGACTGAGAACGCAGAGGCGCGCGGCTTCCGCAAGACCCGTGAGGGTCTCGTCGTCAGCGACAAGATGGACAAGACCGTCGTCGTCGCCGTCGAGGACCGCGTCAAGCACGCGCTGTACGGCAAGGTCATCCGCCGTACGAACAAGCTCAAGGCGCACGACGAGCAGAACGCCGCGGGTGTCGGCGACCGCGTCCTCCTCATGGAGACCCGGCCGCTGTCCGCGACGAAGCGCTGGCGCGTCGTCGAGATCCTCGAGAAGGCCAAGTAATTCCTGCGGGCATCCCCGCAGGACAGTTCCGCCAGGCTCCGGGAGCCGCTCACTGAGCGGTTCCCGGGGAACCGGCAGACAAACAGGAGATAGACGTGATCCAGCAGGAGTCGCGACTGCGCGTCGCCGACAACACTGGTGCGAAGGAAATCCTTTGCATCCGTGTGCTCGGTGGCTCCGGTCGCCGCTACGCGGGCATCGGTGACGTCATCGTCGCCACCGTCAAGGACGCGATCCCCGGTGGCAACGTGAAGAAGGGTGACGTCGTCAAGGCGGTCATCGTTCGCACCGTCAAGGAGCGCCGCCGTCCGGACGGCTCGTACATCCGCTTCGACGAGAACGCCGCCGTCATTCTGAAGAACGACGGCGACCCTCGCGGCACCCGCATCTTCGGCCCGGTCGGCCGTGAGCTGCGCGAGAAGAAGTTCATGAAGATCATCTCGCTCGCGCCGGAGGTGCTGTAAGCATGAAGATCAAGAAGGGCGACCTGGTCCAGGTCATCACCGGCAAGGACAAGGGCAAGCAGGGCAAGGTCATCGCTGCCTTCCCCCGCGAGGACCGTGTCCTGGTCGAGGGTGTCAACCGGGTCAAGAAGCACACCAAGGCCGGCCCGACCGCCAGCGGTTCGCAGGCCGGCGGCATCGTCACGACCGAGGCGCCGATCCACGTCTCCAACGTCCAGCTGGTCGTTGAGAAGGACGGCAACAAGGTCGTCACGCGTGTCGGTTACCGCTTCGACGACGAGGGCAACAAGATCCGCGTTGCCAAGCGGACGGGTGAGGACATCTGATGGCTACCACCACCACTCCGCGTCTGAAGCAGAAGTACCGCGAGGAGATCGCGGGCAAGATGCGTGACGAGTTCAAGTACGAGAACGTCATGCAGATCCCCGGCCTCGTCAAGATCGTGGTCAACATGGGTGTGGGCGACGCCGCCCGCGACTCCAAGCTGATCGAGGGCGCCATCCGCGACCTCACCACGATCACCGGCCAGAAGCCGCAGGTCACCAAGGCTCGTAAGTCCATCGCGCAGTTCAAGCTGCGTGAGGGCCAGCCGATCGGTGCCCACGTCACGCTTCGTGGCGACCGCATGTGGGAGTTCCTGGACCGCACCCTGTCGCTCGCGCTGCCGCGCATCCGCGACTTCCGCGGCCTGTCCCCCAAGCAGTTCGACGGCCGTGGCAACTACACCTTCGGTCTCACGGAGCAGGTCATGTTCCACGAGATCGACCAGGACAAGATCGACCGCGTCCGGGGTATGGACATCACCGTGGTCACCACGGCGACCAACGACGCTGAGGGCCGCGCGCTCCTTCGTCACCTCGGCTTCCCGTTCAAGGAGGCGTGAGCGAGATGGCGAAGAAGGCTCTGATCGCTAAGGCTGCTCGCAAGCCCAAGTTCGGTGTGCGTGGCTACACGCGCTGCCAGCGCTGCGGCCGTCCCCACTCCGTGTACCGCAAGTTCGGCCTGTGCCGCGTGTGCCTTCGTGAGATGGCTCACCGTGGCGAGCTGCCGGGCGTGACCAAGAGCTCCTGGTAATTCCCGTAATAGGGGATTCCGGAAGCTCTCGGTAAGCATCTGGGTCGGCAGGGGCCCTTCTCCGCATGCCGTAGGCTTGTGGGGTTGGGCGTCTGCCGCGCCCGTACGACTTACTACGCCGTAGGTCCACCGCGCCGCACCCGTCCCGTCTCGGATCGGGGAGAGGGATGGCGCACCAGGAAACCCCGGCGAGAGAGGCCGAAGGCCAATTCATGACCATGACTGATCCGATCGCAGACATGCTTACGCGTCTGCGGAACGCGAACTCGGCATACCACGACTCCGTGACGATGCCGGCATCGAAGATCAAGTCTCACATCGCGGAGATCCTCCAGCAGGAGGGCTTCATCACGGGCTGGAAGATCGAGGACGCCGAGGTCGGCAAGAACCTCGTTCTCGAGCTGAAGTTCGGCCCGAACCGTGAGCGCTCCATCGCGGGCATCAAGCGGATCTCCAAGCCCGGTCTCCGGGTGTACGCGAAGTCCACCAACCTGCCGAAGGTGCTGGGCGGCCTCGGCGTGGCGATCATCTCCACGTCGCACGGGCTCCTCACCGACAAGCAGGCCGGCAAGAAGGGCGTGGGTGGGGAAGTCCTCGCCTACGTCTGGTAGCGGAAGGGAACGGAGGAAACAGCTATGTCGCGTATTGGCAAGCTCCCCATCACGGTTCCCGCCGGCGTGGACGTCACCATCGACGGCCGTACGGTCTCGGTCAAGGGCCCCAAGGGCACGCTGACCCACACCGTCGTCGCGCCGATCGACATCGTCAAGGGTGAGGACGGCGTTCTGAACGTCACCCGCCCGAACGACGAGCGTCAGAACAAGGCCCTGCACGGCCTGTCCCGCACG is a genomic window of Streptomyces griseochromogenes containing:
- the rpmC gene encoding 50S ribosomal protein L29: MSAGTKASELRELGNEELLAKLREAKEELFNLRFQAATGQLENHGRLKAVRKDIARIYTLMRERELGIETVENA
- the rpsQ gene encoding 30S ribosomal protein S17, giving the protein MSEKNVTENAEARGFRKTREGLVVSDKMDKTVVVAVEDRVKHALYGKVIRRTNKLKAHDEQNAAGVGDRVLLMETRPLSATKRWRVVEILEKAK
- the rplN gene encoding 50S ribosomal protein L14 codes for the protein MIQQESRLRVADNTGAKEILCIRVLGGSGRRYAGIGDVIVATVKDAIPGGNVKKGDVVKAVIVRTVKERRRPDGSYIRFDENAAVILKNDGDPRGTRIFGPVGRELREKKFMKIISLAPEVL
- the rplX gene encoding 50S ribosomal protein L24 gives rise to the protein MKIKKGDLVQVITGKDKGKQGKVIAAFPREDRVLVEGVNRVKKHTKAGPTASGSQAGGIVTTEAPIHVSNVQLVVEKDGNKVVTRVGYRFDDEGNKIRVAKRTGEDI
- the rplE gene encoding 50S ribosomal protein L5; translated protein: MATTTTPRLKQKYREEIAGKMRDEFKYENVMQIPGLVKIVVNMGVGDAARDSKLIEGAIRDLTTITGQKPQVTKARKSIAQFKLREGQPIGAHVTLRGDRMWEFLDRTLSLALPRIRDFRGLSPKQFDGRGNYTFGLTEQVMFHEIDQDKIDRVRGMDITVVTTATNDAEGRALLRHLGFPFKEA
- a CDS encoding type Z 30S ribosomal protein S14, producing the protein MAKKALIAKAARKPKFGVRGYTRCQRCGRPHSVYRKFGLCRVCLREMAHRGELPGVTKSSW
- the rpsH gene encoding 30S ribosomal protein S8 → MTMTDPIADMLTRLRNANSAYHDSVTMPASKIKSHIAEILQQEGFITGWKIEDAEVGKNLVLELKFGPNRERSIAGIKRISKPGLRVYAKSTNLPKVLGGLGVAIISTSHGLLTDKQAGKKGVGGEVLAYVW